One Actinomycetota bacterium genomic window carries:
- a CDS encoding oligosaccharide flippase family protein yields MSPDPSTDDDPADDQIDGTQRTSARAETTKSIRGSSLLLVGRIVAIGLNFAIQVLVVRVLSKADYGAFAYGLSIVSFARTAVSLGHTRAVTRFLSIYEEEDDRGKLFGTLLMEATLILGMGVVLTLGVLALQGPIAASAGQRTAEVVAVMILLAPVEAFDDLAEAVFAVYSRPRAIFARKYILTPLMRLGAVALLLVLEVGVIVLALGYVIAGALGLLVYAAMLSNLFRRRGLLAGLSLRSLSMPFREVFTFALPLLTHELVVISMNTVSVVLLGHFKTEEAVANFRSVFPVARLNHFVQWSFALLFVPLASRLYSRRDHEEMQRTYWQTAAWLAVFSFPAFVLTFPLALPTTVTLFGERYVSSSAVLALLGLGYYLNVCFGFNVQTLHVYGRLGWIAGANGFVAVLNVGLSLLLIPRYGAVGVAMAHAVTLFTQNLANHLGLRGLGFRLMDLGYVRIYLSVAAGIAGVWAVQQIVRPPAIVSFALAAAVSVGMVLVNRRSLRVVETFPELGRLPVIGRLLATPRRPEELEP; encoded by the coding sequence GTGAGCCCGGATCCCTCCACCGACGACGACCCTGCCGACGACCAGATCGACGGCACGCAGCGCACGTCTGCGCGAGCCGAGACCACCAAGAGCATCCGCGGCTCGAGTCTGCTCCTGGTCGGGCGCATCGTCGCGATCGGGCTGAACTTCGCCATCCAGGTGCTCGTGGTACGGGTGCTGTCCAAGGCGGACTACGGGGCGTTCGCGTACGGCCTGTCCATCGTCAGTTTCGCGCGCACAGCGGTGAGCCTCGGCCACACCCGTGCCGTCACTCGGTTCCTGTCGATCTACGAGGAGGAGGACGACCGGGGGAAGCTGTTCGGCACCCTGCTGATGGAGGCCACCCTCATCCTCGGCATGGGTGTCGTGCTGACCCTCGGGGTCCTCGCCCTCCAGGGTCCGATCGCTGCCTCCGCAGGACAGCGCACCGCCGAGGTGGTTGCGGTCATGATCCTCCTCGCGCCGGTCGAGGCCTTCGATGATCTCGCCGAGGCCGTGTTCGCCGTCTACTCCCGGCCGCGGGCGATCTTCGCTCGGAAGTACATCCTGACCCCCCTCATGCGCCTCGGTGCGGTGGCCTTGCTCCTGGTGCTGGAGGTCGGGGTCATCGTCCTGGCCCTGGGGTACGTGATCGCTGGAGCGCTCGGGCTCCTCGTGTACGCGGCGATGCTCTCGAACCTCTTCCGACGTCGTGGACTGTTGGCCGGGCTCTCCTTGCGGAGCCTCTCGATGCCCTTCCGTGAGGTCTTCACCTTCGCGCTGCCGCTGCTGACGCACGAGCTCGTGGTGATCTCGATGAACACCGTCAGCGTCGTCCTGTTGGGTCACTTCAAGACGGAGGAGGCGGTAGCGAACTTCCGGTCCGTCTTCCCGGTCGCGCGCCTGAACCACTTCGTGCAGTGGAGCTTCGCGCTGCTGTTCGTGCCCCTGGCGTCCCGCCTGTACTCGCGTCGCGATCACGAGGAGATGCAGCGCACCTACTGGCAGACGGCCGCGTGGCTGGCGGTGTTCTCCTTCCCGGCGTTCGTGCTCACGTTCCCCCTCGCTCTACCCACGACGGTGACGCTGTTCGGCGAGCGGTACGTGAGCTCCTCGGCGGTCCTCGCGCTGCTCGGGCTCGGCTACTACCTCAACGTCTGCTTCGGTTTCAACGTCCAGACGTTGCACGTCTACGGGCGTCTCGGATGGATCGCCGGAGCCAACGGGTTCGTGGCGGTGCTGAACGTCGGTCTCAGCTTGCTCCTGATCCCCCGCTACGGCGCGGTGGGCGTGGCGATGGCGCACGCGGTGACGTTGTTCACGCAGAACCTGGCGAACCACCTGGGTCTGCGTGGCTTGGGGTTCCGCCTGATGGACCTCGGGTACGTCCGGATCTACCTGTCCGTGGCGGCGGGGATCGCCGGCGTGTGGGCGGTTCAGCAGATCGTCCGGCCCCCTGCGATCGTGTCCTTCGCTCTGGCCGCCGCGGTCTCCGTGGGGATGGTCCTGGTGAACCGCCGCTCCCTTCGCGTCGTCGAGACGTTCCCGGAGCTCGGCAGACTGCCGGTCATCGGTCGACTCCTCGCGACCCCTCGTCGACCGGAGGAGTTGGAACCGTGA
- a CDS encoding sulfotransferase, protein MNVLFVVGPGRSGSTILANVIGEMPGVFAAGEVRWLFRRGMMERRLCGCGHPPADCDVWGPVIRDVSAVAPADEIVSWQHEVASLSRRWRLLRGTDDTDVLDRYAAAMRTVYGSLVRTTGADWIVDSSKRPQDLAVALRGAGRDRVAVVHLVRDPRAVAASWSRTKAQPDRPEGGRMRRNPPLKSALRWVEINLGAEVLRRARAPLAWTTVRYEDLIADPRSVFGKVADLMGLDRDGLPFTGDRTVALGPNHTVAGNPDRFNRGEVEIHRDAGRSEGLPASHRAVVSAITAPFARRYDYPPRP, encoded by the coding sequence GTGAACGTGCTGTTCGTGGTGGGCCCCGGCCGGAGCGGCAGCACGATCCTGGCCAACGTCATCGGGGAGATGCCCGGCGTCTTCGCCGCTGGGGAGGTCAGGTGGCTGTTCCGGAGAGGGATGATGGAGAGGCGGCTCTGCGGTTGCGGTCATCCCCCAGCGGACTGCGACGTATGGGGTCCGGTCATCCGGGATGTCTCGGCGGTGGCGCCAGCCGACGAGATCGTGTCCTGGCAGCACGAGGTGGCGTCTCTGTCCCGCCGCTGGAGGTTGCTGAGAGGCACCGATGACACCGACGTCCTCGATCGGTACGCCGCGGCGATGCGGACGGTCTACGGGAGTCTCGTTCGGACGACGGGAGCGGATTGGATCGTGGACAGCTCGAAGCGTCCGCAGGATCTGGCGGTCGCACTGCGGGGTGCCGGTCGAGACCGGGTCGCGGTCGTTCACCTCGTGCGCGACCCGAGGGCGGTGGCCGCATCCTGGTCCAGGACGAAGGCCCAACCCGATCGTCCAGAGGGCGGCAGGATGCGCCGCAACCCGCCGCTCAAGAGCGCGCTGCGGTGGGTGGAGATCAACCTCGGCGCGGAGGTGCTGCGACGAGCGCGAGCGCCGCTCGCGTGGACGACGGTCCGCTACGAGGACCTGATCGCGGACCCTCGATCGGTCTTCGGGAAGGTGGCGGACCTGATGGGTCTCGACCGCGACGGGTTGCCGTTCACGGGCGATCGGACCGTGGCGTTGGGGCCCAACCACACCGTCGCCGGCAACCCAGACCGGTTCAACCGGGGGGAGGTCGAGATCCACCGGGACGCTGGGCGGAGTGAGGGGCTGCCCGCCTCGCATCGGGCGGTCGTGTCGGCGATCACGGCTCCGTTTGCCCGGCGTTACGACTACCCGCCCCGGCCCTGA
- a CDS encoding aminoglycoside phosphotransferase family protein, translating into MTLAHMVQDHIQSNAADWYPQLSARDITVDHLSGHRRQRSDLLRFRISAGAQEVFILCKVATPPEARHGQGPPSRPRLGDPDDASRKLTFEYEALRGMWARLADIDDRRLAAVRPLDLLEEHGALLIEEVASRSLRDLLVDASRPGGSALRDRLPDLFEAAGTWLGVFHSLELQLDGSRRCTPDDYRTALRSYSGWLIARGAPQGLLSQAVSVAAEERADADPAAGPGHGDCAPRNVLVRRDGRILMIDPLARWRVPVEDDLAYLVASLRVNRARVLTGGMLPPDSALGPLENALLRGHPGVSSGSLNASLVLILMDRWAASLARPFRSGPGRHVLDALERRRLAAELSGIVDDPRVQGRGG; encoded by the coding sequence GTGACGCTCGCGCACATGGTCCAGGACCACATCCAGAGCAACGCCGCGGACTGGTACCCGCAGCTCTCCGCACGTGATATCACGGTGGACCACCTGTCCGGGCACCGCCGTCAGCGCTCGGACCTGCTCCGGTTCCGCATCTCGGCCGGCGCGCAGGAGGTGTTCATCCTCTGCAAGGTCGCGACGCCACCGGAGGCGCGACACGGCCAGGGACCCCCGTCGCGACCGCGGCTCGGGGATCCGGACGACGCTAGCCGGAAGCTCACCTTCGAGTACGAAGCCCTACGGGGGATGTGGGCCCGGCTCGCCGACATCGACGATCGGCGTCTGGCCGCGGTACGTCCTCTCGACCTGCTCGAGGAGCACGGGGCGCTGCTGATCGAGGAGGTGGCGTCCCGGTCGCTCCGGGACCTGCTCGTCGACGCCTCCCGGCCCGGAGGCTCCGCCTTGCGGGACCGCCTCCCTGACCTCTTCGAAGCCGCGGGCACGTGGCTGGGCGTGTTCCACTCCCTGGAACTGCAGTTGGATGGTTCCCGGCGGTGCACCCCGGACGACTACCGCACGGCACTGCGTAGCTACAGCGGATGGCTGATCGCCCGCGGCGCCCCGCAGGGTCTCCTGTCGCAGGCCGTCTCCGTCGCAGCGGAGGAACGAGCGGATGCCGATCCGGCGGCCGGACCTGGCCACGGCGACTGCGCCCCCCGCAACGTGCTCGTACGGCGGGACGGCCGGATCCTGATGATCGATCCGCTCGCCCGCTGGCGCGTCCCCGTCGAAGACGACCTCGCCTACCTCGTTGCCAGTCTCCGCGTCAACCGCGCCCGCGTCCTCACGGGGGGGATGCTGCCGCCCGACTCGGCGCTGGGACCGCTCGAGAACGCGCTCTTGAGGGGCCACCCCGGCGTATCGTCGGGCTCGCTGAACGCCTCGCTGGTGCTGATCCTGATGGACCGGTGGGCCGCGAGCCTGGCCCGTCCGTTCCGCTCTGGTCCTGGACGCCACGTGCTGGACGCGTTGGAGCGCCGTCGGCTCGCCGCCGAACTCTCCGGGATCGTCGACGATCCTCGGGTTCAGGGCCGGGGCGGGTAG
- a CDS encoding glycosyltransferase family 4 protein, whose protein sequence is MTRVLLIGKGPPDRGGIAALLRTVLSSRLATSYDLRLANLSRRDLPREGGRLTAGNVLRTIEDAGTVWREAKDTDVVDLHSALVPFTTILRAGSLALVARLRGARVVVHAHGGQIRTWLRGPLRRLLVRLALRPADVVVAVSEGERQALSRALGPARVRLIRNGVDVNTFDPGDARTSGRPIILYVGLLTPRKGVIDLVRASDELAARGVEHELRLVGGTPDEGVEAEREVRAAAGSEVRFLGAQPHDRMAECYREADVFCLPSWWEAMPLSILEAMASGLPVVATQVGDIPHVVAHGETGLLVPPQDPDALADALEVLLSDPGRREEMAKNGRLLAEERFGLDRMLDQLDELYRELAR, encoded by the coding sequence GTGACCCGGGTCCTGCTCATCGGCAAAGGGCCACCCGATCGCGGGGGGATCGCGGCGCTCCTGCGCACCGTGCTGTCCAGCCGGCTCGCGACGTCCTACGACCTCCGGCTCGCGAACCTCTCGCGTCGGGATCTCCCTCGAGAGGGGGGACGCCTCACGGCCGGCAACGTGCTCCGCACGATCGAGGATGCCGGGACGGTCTGGCGCGAGGCGAAGGACACCGACGTCGTGGACCTCCACTCGGCGCTCGTACCGTTCACCACCATCCTGCGTGCCGGATCACTGGCTCTCGTCGCCCGGTTACGAGGTGCCCGCGTCGTCGTGCATGCTCACGGCGGCCAGATCCGAACGTGGTTGCGTGGACCGCTCCGCAGGCTGCTCGTGCGGCTGGCCCTGCGACCGGCTGACGTCGTCGTCGCCGTCTCCGAAGGCGAACGGCAGGCGCTGTCCCGCGCGCTCGGTCCGGCGCGGGTCCGCCTGATCCGCAACGGAGTGGACGTGAACACGTTCGACCCCGGCGACGCACGGACGAGCGGACGACCCATCATCCTGTACGTCGGTCTGCTGACCCCGCGGAAGGGCGTCATCGACCTGGTACGTGCCTCCGACGAGCTCGCAGCACGGGGAGTCGAGCACGAACTCCGTCTCGTCGGAGGCACCCCCGACGAGGGCGTCGAAGCCGAGCGGGAGGTCCGGGCGGCAGCGGGTTCCGAGGTGCGGTTCCTCGGCGCGCAGCCTCACGACCGCATGGCCGAGTGCTATCGGGAGGCCGACGTGTTCTGCCTACCGTCGTGGTGGGAAGCCATGCCTCTGTCGATCCTCGAAGCGATGGCGAGTGGTCTGCCGGTGGTGGCCACGCAGGTCGGGGACATCCCGCACGTCGTCGCTCACGGCGAGACCGGTCTGCTCGTACCGCCCCAGGATCCGGACGCCCTTGCCGATGCACTCGAGGTCCTACTGAGTGACCCGGGCCGTCGCGAGGAGATGGCGAAGAACGGCCGGCTGCTGGCTGAGGAGCGGTTCGGTCTCGACCGGATGCTCGACCAGCTCGATGAGCTGTACCGAGAGCTGGCTCGGTGA
- a CDS encoding cell wall-binding repeat-containing protein, producing MRVGGSVRTTVTLAAVFSLLLVLLQPGPRTATAAEPALRAFSADSFWNTPLPTDAPLHAESGRIIDFLKHDNAENGCFLLMGAGSDKWGEPIFWAETGDREYDVVGTRYYLPPEFDRLRIPAEAKAAANSDQQLVIYDLERGYVSWLWKATYDPTLDIWSVGGGSIAYLASDGLHAKLPGADEARNTGSHRGLNGAITAVRYDEVQAGAIEHVLKIGINSVRDEHLFPMIGSDGDSLDRYAPPQGARLRIKPSVDLSRYSLHPQARPIAKAMQEYGVIVGDSTGAPIALKLEDTVTEGYGQLWELSKQALCSIPIEAFEVIDYGYVPPAGTRSTVGGGTTDGGTTTDGADTTDGGTTDGPAWSWQRLAGEDRIGTAVAVSKTNWEQADTVLIARADDPADALSGTALAGAHDAPLLITMSGGLHSAVEAEVKRLGATRAFVLGGPGALSDQVVRDLRSAGVATVTRVAGPSRSATAAAVAAKLPVPSGGTAFLVRGDSSRTWADALAVSGLAARRAAAGQAWPVLLVSDDVPEATLSALADLEVSEAVIVGGTAVIPTTVEDRLRSKGLDVRRIAGRDRYETSLRVAMMDSAVTTSPLVAATGSNFPDGLAAGALAARLDGVLLLVGSQPSSAQISWVASTMPAGRGIAVGGEAVLSGQALEGLSSGV from the coding sequence ATGCGAGTGGGGGGATCCGTTCGGACGACCGTCACGTTGGCGGCGGTCTTCTCGCTGCTGCTCGTGCTGCTGCAGCCCGGGCCGCGGACCGCGACGGCTGCCGAACCGGCGCTGCGAGCGTTCTCAGCGGACTCCTTCTGGAACACGCCCCTGCCGACCGATGCTCCCCTCCACGCCGAGTCGGGGCGGATCATCGACTTCCTCAAGCACGACAACGCCGAGAACGGCTGCTTCCTGCTCATGGGAGCGGGTAGTGACAAGTGGGGAGAACCCATCTTCTGGGCGGAGACGGGGGACCGCGAGTACGACGTGGTCGGCACGCGCTACTACCTGCCTCCGGAGTTCGACCGTCTCCGCATCCCGGCGGAGGCCAAGGCGGCCGCCAACTCCGACCAGCAACTCGTGATCTACGACCTCGAGCGCGGGTACGTCTCCTGGCTCTGGAAGGCCACCTACGACCCGACGCTGGACATCTGGTCGGTCGGCGGGGGCAGCATCGCGTACCTCGCTTCGGACGGCCTCCACGCCAAGCTCCCGGGAGCCGACGAGGCCCGCAACACGGGCAGTCACCGCGGGCTGAACGGCGCGATCACGGCGGTGCGGTACGACGAGGTCCAGGCCGGCGCGATCGAGCACGTGCTGAAGATCGGCATCAACTCCGTCCGCGACGAGCACCTCTTCCCGATGATCGGGTCGGATGGAGATTCGTTGGATCGGTACGCGCCGCCCCAGGGTGCCCGGCTCCGGATCAAGCCGTCGGTGGATCTGTCCCGGTACTCGCTGCACCCACAAGCGCGCCCGATCGCGAAGGCCATGCAGGAGTACGGCGTGATCGTCGGGGACTCGACCGGGGCGCCGATCGCGCTGAAGCTCGAGGACACCGTCACCGAGGGGTACGGACAGCTCTGGGAGCTGTCGAAGCAGGCGCTGTGCTCGATCCCGATCGAGGCCTTCGAGGTGATCGACTACGGCTACGTCCCGCCTGCGGGCACCAGGTCGACGGTCGGGGGAGGGACCACCGATGGTGGGACCACGACGGATGGTGCGGATACCACCGACGGGGGCACCACCGACGGTCCGGCGTGGTCCTGGCAGCGCCTCGCGGGGGAGGACCGGATCGGGACGGCTGTGGCGGTCTCGAAGACGAACTGGGAGCAGGCGGACACCGTCCTCATCGCGCGGGCTGACGACCCTGCAGACGCGCTCAGCGGGACGGCGCTCGCCGGAGCCCACGATGCTCCGCTGCTGATCACGATGTCCGGTGGACTGCACTCGGCGGTCGAGGCGGAGGTCAAGCGGCTCGGTGCGACGCGTGCCTTCGTGCTGGGCGGTCCCGGTGCCCTGTCCGACCAGGTCGTGCGTGATCTGCGTTCGGCTGGCGTCGCGACGGTGACGCGTGTGGCCGGACCGTCGCGGAGCGCGACGGCGGCAGCGGTCGCGGCGAAGCTGCCCGTTCCCTCGGGGGGCACCGCGTTCCTGGTGCGCGGGGACTCGTCCCGGACGTGGGCCGATGCCCTTGCCGTCTCCGGACTGGCGGCTCGCAGAGCTGCCGCCGGTCAGGCCTGGCCGGTCCTGCTGGTTTCGGACGACGTGCCCGAGGCGACCCTTTCCGCTCTCGCGGACCTGGAGGTCTCTGAGGCCGTCATCGTGGGCGGCACGGCGGTCATCCCGACCACCGTCGAGGACCGCCTCCGGTCGAAGGGTCTCGACGTGCGTCGCATCGCCGGGCGTGACCGGTACGAGACGAGCCTGCGCGTGGCCATGATGGACAGCGCGGTGACCACGAGTCCGCTGGTCGCGGCGACCGGGTCGAACTTCCCCGACGGCCTCGCGGCTGGGGCGCTGGCTGCGCGTCTCGACGGCGTGCTGCTGTTGGTCGGATCCCAACCGTCCAGCGCGCAGATCTCGTGGGTCGCGTCGACGATGCCAGCTGGTCGCGGGATCGCGGTCGGAGGTGAGGCGGTGCTGTCCGGTCAGGCGTTGGAGGGGCTGTCCTCCGGCGTCTGA
- a CDS encoding glycosyltransferase family 2 protein, with amino-acid sequence MSPRTDSPPRLDHVAGSEDLVTVVVPARNEERHLGPCLDSILAQDHGRLEILVVDGDSDDATPSIVRRYVERDARVRLLHNPERRIPQALNLALREAEGRWLVRVDAHSTIPSEYVTRAVENLRTGRWGGVGGRKDAVGSTPAGRAIAAAHGSRFGIGDSTYHYGTERQTVDHVPFGAYPVDLARELGGWNERLNVNEDYEFDFRVRSYGRELLFDPAMRIEWRSRQTIRELFDQYRRYGRGKATTITLQPGTARPRHFAAPLLIASWVLAVVLAVRRPRLGGLIATPYPVALALASAVNAPRLPARSRRWLPLAYAAMHVAWGLGFWEGALRSLRDGTPER; translated from the coding sequence ATGAGCCCCCGAACCGACTCGCCCCCGCGTCTCGATCATGTCGCCGGGTCGGAAGACCTCGTCACGGTCGTGGTGCCCGCACGTAACGAGGAGCGGCATCTCGGACCCTGCCTGGATTCCATCCTGGCTCAGGATCACGGGCGACTCGAGATCCTGGTGGTCGATGGGGACTCCGACGACGCCACCCCGTCCATCGTGCGCCGGTACGTCGAGCGGGATGCCCGCGTCCGTCTCCTGCACAACCCTGAGCGGCGGATCCCGCAGGCCTTGAACCTCGCGCTGCGAGAAGCGGAGGGGAGGTGGCTCGTACGTGTGGATGCGCACTCGACCATCCCATCCGAGTACGTGACCCGGGCCGTGGAGAACCTGCGGACGGGGCGTTGGGGCGGTGTCGGGGGACGCAAGGACGCGGTGGGGAGCACTCCGGCAGGCCGAGCCATCGCCGCAGCGCACGGCTCCCGGTTCGGGATCGGCGACTCGACCTACCACTACGGCACGGAACGCCAGACCGTTGACCACGTGCCGTTCGGGGCGTACCCAGTCGACCTCGCACGAGAACTCGGTGGTTGGAACGAACGCTTGAACGTGAACGAGGACTACGAGTTCGACTTCCGTGTCCGCTCGTACGGCCGCGAACTGCTGTTCGATCCCGCCATGCGGATCGAGTGGCGTAGCCGGCAGACGATCCGGGAGCTGTTCGACCAGTACCGGCGGTACGGACGCGGGAAGGCGACGACGATCACGCTGCAACCCGGGACGGCCCGACCACGTCACTTCGCAGCCCCCCTACTGATCGCGTCCTGGGTGCTCGCTGTCGTCCTGGCAGTTCGGCGTCCCCGGCTGGGAGGCCTCATCGCCACCCCGTACCCCGTCGCCCTGGCCCTCGCGAGCGCGGTCAACGCCCCACGGCTCCCGGCTCGATCGCGTAGGTGGCTCCCACTCGCCTACGCCGCGATGCACGTCGCCTGGGGTCTAGGCTTCTGGGAAGGTGCCCTGCGCTCGCTGCGTGACGGCACACCGGAGCGCTGA